The DNA sequence GGCCGGTATCAGCATGAAGGTTGCCGTGATTGAGGCAGGTTGTCGTCGTTTCAGGGCGATCCTGCTCACCTCGCTGACCACCTTTATCGGCCTGGTACCCATCATGAGCGAGACCAGCATGCAGGCGCAGATGGTGATCCCTATGGCGGTGTCGCTCGCCTTCGGCGTACTGTTCGCCACCATAGTGACTCTGGTACTTATTCCATGTCTCTATGTGGCGATCGAAGATACCAAGTCTGCGTTTAGTTGGATATACAACCGAATTGCCGGCGTTAAGGTGAACCAGCCTGTGGTTTCAGAGCAGTAGTCGAATACCACTCGCTGAAACAAAAGAGCCCGCTTTTTAGCGGGCTTTTTTGTAGCGCAGAGATAGCAAGAATTAAATGATAAAACCCGGGGATTAATGCCTATAGCCGATCATAGGCAAATTTACATAGCAGCCATAACGAAAAAAGGCTTCCATTTCTGGAAGCCCTTTTTCTTAATGTGGCGGAGAGATAGGGATTTGAACCCTAGACGGGCTATAAACCCGTGCCGGTTTTCAAGACCGGTGCATTCGACCACTCTGCCATCTCTCCGAACGCCGCGAATAATATAGCGCCCTATTTCACTTGTAAAGGGAAAATATGACTAAAAAGCGCATTTGGCGAACTTACGCTCACTTTGTCGAATCTTCCTCCTGATGCAGCGCAATTTTCGCCGGATCCGGGGGAGATATGGCGCCGAACACGGCTCGCCACTTGTCGTAACCTCTCACCTGAAAACCGATTAGCACGCCTATGGCGCTGACGACTATCCCGACACCAATTGCCTTCTCGCCGCTACTTGCCCATAACGCCACAAGTGAAGATGCGCCAAAGGCGATACTGATCTGCAGGAAGTTTTGTAATCCCGCCGCCTTGGCCGATGCCTGCTTGAACACCTGCAGCGCAGAGTTAACCACTATGGGATAACAAGCGCCATTGGCCGCCGCCATCACAGAGAAGATACTCAACAAAGGCCAGATAGTGCTAGATGGGTAACACAGGGTGACCAGGGCGATACCGGCAACACAAGCACCGAATAGCAACAAGACCCAGGTAAGCGTCACCTCGGCGCCTAAGCGTCGAATAAACAACTTGCTCAGATAGCCCCCGAGAATAAACATCACGGTCTGCGGAATAAAACTCAAGCCGATCGCCTTAGCCTCATACCCATGTTGCTCCATCACTATCGGCCAGAGGGTTAGGTAAGAGAAGAAAGCCGCGGAGCAGGCCCCAAATATCAGCACGTTGCCCAGATATCTGGGGCTGGCCAGCATGGCCAAATAGCTCACGCGCACACTCTTTTGAACTTGTGTGTCTGTACTGCCTTGCTGGCTAATTGCCTCGTCGGCCTTACTATTAAGGCTTTCCTTGCTTTCGACCCAGGCTAGGGTCGCCAGGATAAGCAGCAAACTTAAGCCGCCCAGGATGAAGAAGATGCTGTGCCACTGCTGCCACTCCAGCAGATAGGCACCCAGGATAGGCGCTAAGGCCGGCGACAGGGCCACGAGCGGCATGATGTTACTAAATACCTGCTGCGCCTCGCTGGCCTTATAACGATCTATCACTATCGCCTGCCAGATCACCGAAGCGCTACAGGCACCTAATGCTTGGAAGAAACGCGCCACATTAAACATGGCAATTGAGTCGCTATTGGCAATCACCAGACTGGCTGCGCCGAACAGAACGAGACCCAATACCAGACTCAGACGTTTACCTATGGCCTGTACCAAGGGGCCATACAAGAGCTGACCCAAGGCCAGACCGGCGAGGAAGAAAGTCAGCGAGCTTGCGACCTGAGTAGCACTGGCATCTAAACTTGTTTCAATTGCTTTGAAAGCAGGTAAATACATGTCAGTCGCAATAAAGCCCAACATGCTAAGTAGCGCTAGATAGATAAGAAAAGAAAATTTAGCGATTTTATTCATAAAATTAGAAGATTCACTTTAACTAACCAAAGAAGTCGGTGAGTCTATTGACTTGCCAATTGCTTGTGAAACGTTTATTTTTGCTTACAGCCTTCAAATATTCTCACGGCAAATTTAGGAGCAAATTCGAGATGCTTTCAGAACAGTCGATGCAATTAATTGATATGGTGGCCCGAGTCGGAAGTTTTACCGCGGCGGCCAACAAGTTACACAAGGTGCCCTCTGCCGTGAGTTATGCCGTGAAGCAGGTTGAGGAAGATTTGGGGGTCGTGTTGTTTGAGCGCCACCACAGAAGCGTGAGCCTCACCCCGGCAGGCGAACATTTCGTCAAGCAGGTGCGCTCCATGCTTACCCACTTGGCATCGCTAAAAGAAGACACCAAACGCGTGGCCAACGGCTGGCAACCCACACTCTCAATAGCGCTAGATAACATCGTGCGCGCCGATAAGATCAGTAACCTAATCGCCGATTTCTACCGCCATTTCGACAATGTCGAGCTGATCATACGTATCGAAGTCTTTAACGGCGTCTGGGAGGCGATCGCCACCGGTCGCAGCGACATCGCCATCGGTGCCACTACCGCGATTCCTGTGGGCGGTGATTATCGCTTTAAGGATATGGGCGACATCGAATGGACCTTCCTGGTGAGTAAGCATCACCCCCTGGCCGCAATAGATAGACCCCTGCTTGATGATGAGCTGCGCAGCTACCCCTCTATCTGTCTGGAAGACACCTCTCGCGAAATCCCAAAACGCATGACTTGGCTATTAGACAATCAGCGCCGCTTAGTCGTACCAGACTGGATCCGCGCCATCAACTGTTTCCGCGAAGGCCTGGGCATAGGTTACATGCCTAAGCACTTCGCCACCCCCTTTGTGCAAGCCGGCGCGCTGATAGAGAAAGAGCTGGAACGCCCTAAGGCACCAAGCCCCTGTTGCCTGGCCTGGAACGACGCCAACATGTCACCCGCCATGGCATGGGTGCTGGACTATCTAGGCGATAGCGAAAAACTACAGCGAGACTGGTTTAACTAATCGCATTTAACTGATCAGATTAAATCAGTCGCGTTTATTTAGTCTCGTTTAATTTACCTGGCTTAATTAACGGCTTATCGAGCAGATGGGCTTTCGCCCCTCCCTTGGCTCGGTTATGATAATAGCCTTGCAAAACAAGTTAAATCCGGTTCATGAAATGGAACTCTTGCAACCGATTTGACTCAAATAAACCATCAAGTTAGTGATAGTCACTGGAGATAAAGATGACGCAAGAAACACTATATGCAAGCCATGCTTCGACACAAGAAGTGAATAAGCTGCTTAAAAATACCTATCTGCTGCTCTCGATGACACTGGGCTTCTCAGCGCTGTGTGCGGGGCTGGCAATGGTGTTGCAAATCAGTCCTCTCATGTCTATCGGTCTGTCGATCGGTGGTTTCATTTTGTTGTTTGTCACCCTGAGAAAGGCCGAGTCGGCCGCGGGGCTGTTTTGGGTGTTTGCCTTTACGGGTATGGAAGGTGCCTCGCTTGGCTACATGCTTAA is a window from the Shewanella loihica PV-4 genome containing:
- the punR gene encoding DNA-binding transcriptional activator PunR — its product is MLSEQSMQLIDMVARVGSFTAAANKLHKVPSAVSYAVKQVEEDLGVVLFERHHRSVSLTPAGEHFVKQVRSMLTHLASLKEDTKRVANGWQPTLSIALDNIVRADKISNLIADFYRHFDNVELIIRIEVFNGVWEAIATGRSDIAIGATTAIPVGGDYRFKDMGDIEWTFLVSKHHPLAAIDRPLLDDELRSYPSICLEDTSREIPKRMTWLLDNQRRLVVPDWIRAINCFREGLGIGYMPKHFATPFVQAGALIEKELERPKAPSPCCLAWNDANMSPAMAWVLDYLGDSEKLQRDWFN
- the punC gene encoding purine nucleoside transporter PunC yields the protein MNKIAKFSFLIYLALLSMLGFIATDMYLPAFKAIETSLDASATQVASSLTFFLAGLALGQLLYGPLVQAIGKRLSLVLGLVLFGAASLVIANSDSIAMFNVARFFQALGACSASVIWQAIVIDRYKASEAQQVFSNIMPLVALSPALAPILGAYLLEWQQWHSIFFILGGLSLLLILATLAWVESKESLNSKADEAISQQGSTDTQVQKSVRVSYLAMLASPRYLGNVLIFGACSAAFFSYLTLWPIVMEQHGYEAKAIGLSFIPQTVMFILGGYLSKLFIRRLGAEVTLTWVLLLFGACVAGIALVTLCYPSSTIWPLLSIFSVMAAANGACYPIVVNSALQVFKQASAKAAGLQNFLQISIAFGASSLVALWASSGEKAIGVGIVVSAIGVLIGFQVRGYDKWRAVFGAISPPDPAKIALHQEEDSTK